The following proteins come from a genomic window of Leucoraja erinacea ecotype New England chromosome 1, Leri_hhj_1, whole genome shotgun sequence:
- the ostc gene encoding oligosaccharyltransferase complex subunit ostc — METLLALPFALLECPNVKLKKPGWLHMPSAMTVYALVIISYFLITGGIIYDVIVEPPSVGSMTDEHGHQRPVAFLAYRVNGQYIMEGLASSFLFTMGGLGFIILDRSNAPNIPKLNRFLLLFIGFVSVLLSFFMARVFMRMKLPGYLMG; from the exons ATGGAGACGCTGCTCGCGCTGCCCTTCGCGCTGCTCGAGTGCCCCAACGTGAAGCTGAAGAAGCCGGGATGGCTGCACATGCCGTCCGCCATGACCGTGTACGCCCTGGTCATCATCTCCTACTTCCTCATCACCGGCG GTATCATTTACGATGTAATAGTGGAGCCTCCAAGTGTGGGATCAATGACAGATGAACATGGTCATCAGAGACCTGTGGCCTTCTTGGCATACAG AGTGAATGGCCAGTACATCATGGAAGGTCTTGCTTCTAGTTTTCTGTTTACAATGGGAGGCCTAGGGTTTATAATCTTGGATCGCTCAAATGCACCCAATATTCCAAAACTGAATAGATTCCTGCTTCTGTTCATTGGCTTTGTCAGTGTCCTGTTGAGCTTTTTCATGGCCAGAGTCTTCATGAGAATGAAATTGCC AGGTTACTTGATGGGCTAA